The Arvicola amphibius chromosome 4, mArvAmp1.2, whole genome shotgun sequence genome includes the window tacagagaaaccctgtcttgaaaaaccgagagagagagagagagagagagagagagagagagagagagagagagagagagagagagagagaatctgtgccccattcataattttactgaaaataaaccttttagctcTTTACTAACCACCTAATAGTGTAGTGTAGTGCACTAGCCTTCCCCTCcagaattccctgatgatttaataCCTTTCTTACCTAACTTTCTCCAGTAAGGAGTTCACCAGATGTGCACTTGACAGccagggatctctctctctctctctctctctctctctctctctctctctctctctctctctctctctctctctctctttctctctctctctctctctctctctctctctgtgtgtgtgtgtgtgtgtgtgtgtgtgtgtgtgtgaaaactcaTATCTGATTTttatggggcaaaagaattccatccctggaacctgATAGGGCTAGGGAATTGCTGGTTATAAGGGTATATATGACTGGAAATGTTTGtattggagggagaaaaagaaggaataagaagaagaataaagagcCATGGACCATCATCTGAAATTACCTTAATGTGACATATTTCCCAACCTTCCCCTcattgtgattatttttcttacaaaTGCTTTCTTGTttaagttgagagagagagagagagaacctgttgtgagtagatttcttaACCCTCAGATTCAAGCCCCCTTCGCTTTTTGTGGTGTCTTTAATTGAACCCTGGGAGGGATTCCTGAGAAGCTGGACTTTTAAGGATCAGGTTAAGACGGGAACTTCTCAAGCATCCAACATGTGTATACAGTAGCAACTATCTCACCCAGCAGCAACTCTGAGAAAATGCACTAAGTGTGAGAATGAGCAAGTCTAAGGACAAGAAGAGTGAACTCCCAGAACCTTGTCTTCTGTTTGGAGTACATCTATCCACTGAGAAGCAGGGGCAAAATGAGAGGGAAAGTAATGTCCTCTGAAGCCTTGTGTTGGGGGAGGCAAGTGTTCTTCTGCACACTCTCTCTGTCCTAACAACCCTGTAAACACAGTGTAATGACTTCCGCCTTAAAAGTAAGCACCTTTTTTTAtagggttctgagaattgaactcatgtccttgtgcatgctaagcaagcacccaGCTCCCGCCACCTTAAGATTTAGaataaaagaaactgagaaattgAGAGACATGAAGCAGGGGAGTCCTACTGTTCCCTAAGATCAGAGCTGGGGTTCAAGGTTGACGTTCTGAGAACAGAGTTCTTTGCAGAGGTCAAGCCCACATCTAGAGAAATCGAAGTTCAGAAAGACACATAAACTCTTGAGTTTGTGGTTAGAGAATGCTTCTTGTCCTCCAAGTCAACGGTGTTTAGATATTTCATAGGGGATTAGGAGATGTCTAGTGCCAGGTGTTTCCAGTATACAGTCCCTATTCTTTGACACCCCTGGCTTTTCTATAGCCTGGCTATGAATGCTTTCTGAAAATATTACAGATATTAAGTTCTCTGAATGGCTTTTAGCTGTCTTCTTCCACCCATCCTGCCCCTCAGCCTAAGTCCTTGGCACCCACAACCACATTAGGCATGCAAGCTGTTCCACCCTCAGACCTACAGCCTATAATCCTATTAGTAGACctgtgttaattaaaaatatctatcttCTCACTCACCAGCTCCCTTGAGAAAAAGATTTCTGGTAGCAGAATTGAGCTCCTAACCTTCCCGCTGGAAGAGCCGAGAACAGATCCAGTGAAGAGCTCCCACAGCATCAGGTACAGTGAGAGCACACATACCTGTACAGATCAGACTTGGCTCGGGAATCCCAGTGAGCTGCGCCTGTGTGACTCCTGCAGAAGAGGCCAGGCTGTGTTTGAAGAGCTCTGAAGTTTATCCCTAGCTGCTGCCCTGCCCTCACAGGAGTCCAGGCAACAGCAGGAGGGAGCCGTACCAACAGTGCAGAGTAGGAACGtccaaaaacatgaaaatgaaagtaAACTTCTCATGTAACAGTTCCTAGGTATAGAAACTGAAAGCCACTGGGGCCATAGAGTTGGGTCTCCCTGCTTTTGTTACAATAATGAGGCGCAGGAAATCTGGGcaggagtgatggaggagagttatctgtctatgttactttcattggttaattaataaagaaaactgccttggccctttaagagacagaaaattaggtaggtggagtagacagaacagaatgctgggagagttggggagacgcttcaggaagtcgccatagtgagtctccatgcttctcctctccgagatggacgcaggttaagatctctcctggtaagccacacctcgtggtgctacacggattaataaatatgggttaaaggaagatgtgagaattaaccaataagaggctatagataatgggccaggcagtgtttaaaagaatacagtttccgtgtaattatttcgggtgtaaagctagccggcggctgggtggccggacgcagcccgccgctcatTCTACACAGGAGAATGCAGTGTCCAAGGAGGGGTCATTTCATCAAGCCCCTGAGGCTGTATTTATGCCATCCAAGAGCTGAACCAGATCTCAGAGCCCACAAACCCACTCATGACCTTGTTCCACCACCTACACAACTGGTCTCTGTGGGGATAATAAACTAATGTGCTTCCTTTACACCTCTGTCCTAGGTGCAGACTTTCCAAAACTCTCTGAGTCTCCTCATTAACTCATTATGGACTCTCAGCGAATCTCCAGATCCCACataggaaataataaataaataaataaataatacttgcTTGCTCAGGCTTGGCAGTTTGCTAAACTAGCTCTCAGGACTCCAGAGTGTGCTAGATTCACAACTTCAGTTTCATTGCAAAAAGAATGCATAGGGCAGGTCTAGGAGGGAGCACAGAGcatgcctccctcctccctggaatCAGGATACACCCTCCTCCAAGCATATTGGTGCATTAATCACCCACGAGGCTCCACTGAGTTTTATAACCTAGGGATGATGCTATCTGCCTCTAGGCCCTTCCCCTACACTGATGACTCTCACTGAGAGAGGAGCTGTCAGGGTAACTAGAAGCATCCCCAGCATCTGAGTCCCTCTGAATGGGAGAGGGGAATAGCCCCAGTTGAGCTCCATTCATCCAGAAAAAGAGAAGTTGCcaatactgaaataaaaacaatatcacCACAGGTATAAACATTGAACAGCATAGTGATTCCCTATAGATGCTGTAACAAGCTAGGCAGTGCAAATGCATTATGGTGCTGCAGTTAAGAAATTCAACCAGAGTTCCACTAGGCTAAATTCAAGACATCTGCAGGGCTGTAGCCCAGGAGGGAGAGTGCTCGCCTGGCACTCATGAAGCCAATGGTTCCATCCTTGGCACGGCATAAACTGGGCTCGGTGGCatgcacctgtgattccagcgcttgggaagttgaggcaggaagatcagaaacttAAGGTCAAGTACAAAGTTAGCTTGTGTTACTTGAGACCATCTCataaaaacaggaagtggggaagggaggaaggaagaaaaagacagcCAGCTAGACATCCGCAAAGCTGAAGGAGAACGTTTGTCTTGCTAGTTctagaagcttctcagattcCTTGGCCCTCTTCAAAGCTAGCCAAGCTGCGTTTCTCTCACCCCTCCTCAGTGATCATGCCTTCACTCCGcttttccctcctgcctccctcttctaGTTTTAAAACTTCTATGAACACTAAAAAAGCCAGGCCAACTCTCCTAACACGCACACACCGTGCACTTACCTTCACCGGCAGGTTTCCATCCCCTTGTAACCTGGCACTGTCGGTGTTCTGGGGATGACTATATGGGTATCTTCGGGGCTAGGGCATGTTGCATTATTCTGACTATTGCAAACACAGAAGGAAACCGTGCACGTAGATGCATCCTGGCAAACTTGGATACAAAATGGACAAACTCTTCgtcagaaataattttgaaattataaaaaccCGTTTTGCCAAGGAAGTGGCAGACTTGGCATAAAGCCAGGTGGTTTTCCTCGTGCTGCCAAGACAGGGCAGTCAGCCCACTCAGGCTTTTCCTGAGAGTCCCAGCACAATAGGACTGACTTCCCGGTTCTAGCCTTTGGCAATTCTTTCTGTAAACATCTTAACCTAGGAAGTGGCAGGGTCTTTCTAATTTGTGAGGGTCTTCCCATCCTGTTTTGCCTCCTTATTTATTCCATCACCAACATAGCAATCCCGTGTGAAATTCCTGAGAACCCCCTGCTGGTCCAGAGAAGGCATTTAACAACAGTCAAGGGAAATAGTTTTTGAGCAAAGACTAAGGAGGGACCCACAGCTCTGAGCACTGTAGCACAGCACCCCACAGTGCCGCCCCCCCCACCCTCCAGCCCAGCATCTAGCTGCCTGGTACTGTGCAGCCCCACGGTCCTGCACTTCACATGGAGTACCATTGAGGATTTTTAGGAAGAAtttgacttttttcattttattgacacATACCAGTTGTGCATTTTCCTGTTAATTGCATTAGCATACTCTAATTATATACGTGGTTTCAAGACATCGTCTGCATGCGTGTGATACACTTGGGAGTATACGTAGCCCTACTGCCCCGTTGTCTTCATTGCACAGAGTTCAATTTCCACACTTATAGATTGGTTGTGTGGTGGCCAGTGCACCCTGCCTGACCTTCCCGATTCCTGGTAATTCCTTTCAGTTCCTCCTCAGTTTCCACACGTGAGAAAGCTCAGTCTCTCATTACTAGACCCAGGGTCTTTAGTTTTCACACATTTTGCTGTAAACAGGTTATCTTTGGCTTCCTGTGTGAAAAGCTGTCTCCTCTTGACTGCAGGTATGAACAGTATGTCTCAGTCATGTGCAGACGACCACTTCTGTGTATCCCCAGCAGTGACAGGGCTGGACCCAAGGGCAGTCCTAATAATACTGGTTCTCATCTACGTGTGGGCTACTGGTATTTCCTTTTTTCACAAAGGGATATTCAGATCATTTGCCTACTTTAaacactatatttttttttaaagacgggGTCTCACtggtagccttggctagcctagaaatcagtatgtagaccacactgatctcaaattcagagatctgcttctgcttcctgagtgctgggattaaagacacctTAATGGACTAAATTTGGattcctttctgttctctgtggaTATGGAGCCTGTCCTCTTCTCGTTGAGGATTCTGTTCACTTGGTGACTCTCTGCTATTTGGAAGCCGTTAGTCTGACGAAAGCCACACGTGGACTCCTGTTTCTCAGCACCACCTTACCAGTGTCCACACGTGGACTCCTGTTTCTCAGCACCACCTTACCAGTGTCCACACGTGGACTCCTGTTTCTCAGCACCACCTTACCAGTGTCCACACGTGGACTCCTGTTTCTCAGCACCACCTTACCAGTGTCCACACGTGGACTCCTGTTTCTCAGCACCACCTTACCAGTGTCCACACGTGGACTCCTGTTTCTCAGCACCACCTTACCAGTGTCCACACGTGGACTCCTGTTTCTCAGCACCACCTTACCAGTGTCCACACGTGGACTCCTGTTTCTCAGCACCACCTTACCAGTGTCCACACGTGGACTCCTGTTTCTCAGCACCACCTTACCAGTGTCCACACGTGGACTCCTGTTTCTCAGCACCACCTTACCAGTGTCCACGTGTGGACTCGTTTCTAGCATCACCTTACCAGTGTCCACGTGTGGACTCGTTTCTCAGAATCACTTTACCAGCGTcttgaactttctttttctcttactcCATTTCTAGCCACTTGGGTCTTTGATCAATTCGAGTTGCTTTTTGCCCAGGTTGAAAGATAGacattttattcttctgcatgtacACACCCTGCTTCCCTACCACCATACCTTACCTGTCATTTCTGCTTGTTTCTGGCACCTCACCTTTGTTGAGAATATATGGGGAGGTTAGAGCGATAGCaccacagttaagagcattagctgctcttgaggaggagccaggttcaattcccagcacccacatggaggctcacaactatctgtaattccatccaaagccctcttctgaactctgcaggtACCGCACACACATGGTGTAGATAATAAACACTGGAAACGCATCTGTATAcgtaatctcaaaaaaaatgctttaaagagAATATGTTGGCTATAAAAGGTAGTTTAAAACTGAGAAATTCATGAAGTACGGTATTTTCTTAAGGATGCATTTTATTTCTAagtatgtgtttgtatgagtgTAAGTAACCTGAAAGGCTTGAAGAGGGTGCTGAAACCCCTACAGCTGGAgtcacaagcagttgtgagccaccatgtgagtgctggaaagcaaactcaggtcttctacaggagcagcaagcactctcagcAACTGCTCATAATGTACGGTTTGACAGTTCTAAGAAGTACttgggtaaagcatttgcctgCCATGCCTACAAGCCAGGGCCGCAGATGAGTGAGTTTATCCTGGGGTATCTGTCTTGTCTATTGCTCTGTTTAtctgagattttatatatattaatatcacACCGCTTTCGTCACTGTGGCTATCTGCACCATGTTGTCTAGCCTGGCCCCAAACTTAGTATGTAAAGGGACTTTGTCATTTATCGAGCTCTTTGCTAGCAGTTACACTGAAGAGAAgctaaagaagtttaaaaaataagtaaataaagaaatagctTGGAATTGAGGATTTTGGTTCAACTGTTTCTACTATAAGGAGTAATGTACAGATAAAGCAATCACATCAAAATACTAATGTCACTCTTcacgggggtggggagaggataGAGAAAGAGGgcggaagagagagggggagggggaaagggatcTATGAGGGCCAGGCACTACTACTTTGATATTAATTTCTGCTATAAGAGCGCCACCTACTGTCTGGTTTTAGAATGCAATGCTAAGGTTGGTTCAAATCCTCTTTaccttgaaaaatgaaacaaaaacattatCCTCCGGCCTCTGCACATGCACACCCGGatatgcacatccacacacatgtatataaactccccccgcacacacacacacacaaaaacttgcAGTTACATACTGCACTTCACAAATTCAATGACAAAGCATAAAAACCGCttgtttttactgtttaaaataaacataaactatATACACTGTGGAGCCAGAATGACCGTCACAGAGTGTGGATGATAGTCCGGCTTCGAAGTTGCTGAATATACTCTTTGGCATGGTCAACTGTTGTCTTGGGTGCTTCGGGTAGGGGTGGGGGTCCTTCCACCAGCTTCACAAAATAGTGGCAATAGACCTTCTCCATGATACCAAAGCGACCTCTGCCATGGTAACGGAGGCGCTTCAGGCATTGGCCTCTTCCTGAGGTGGACTCagctacagagaaaagaaagagaattatgggCATGTCTGCTGTCCACGGGACTGCACCTGCACCAGCTGAGCAAGGCCTGACCCATCTTTCACTAGATCCTAAGAAGAGGGAGCTTGCCGGTCGCTGGAACACTCATCTCACCACAAGTCTCTTGAGCACTGAGTAGGAGGTGAAGTGAAGCATGGACCCTGCTGCCGCACAGTTTAtgttggaggaagagaggaaatatGGTGACACCTTCAATTAATGCAAGTTTCGTGAATTAAACAAATCTGACTAACATGACATACTGATGGGATGTAGCGGTGTCTCTGAAACTTGACCTGAGACCAGAATCACCCTCCATCCCTGTTCCTGTGAGAGGGCAGTAAACACATCTTGATCCGAGTACACTCTGCTTGTTTAGGAAGACAACAGGGGCACACTGACACCAACCACGTTTAAGAGGCGCacaaagaggaaatgagagacaAGCATAGGGGAACAGATTCTATATGGGCctacaagcaaaagaaaattccATTCCCTAGCACACATATAAGAAAGGCAAGAATGGGGCTGGTAaaatggctcagcatgtaaagcTCTTGCCATGAGAGCTTGACAACCCAAGTTTGCCCTTGGAATCCACATAAAGGCCAAAGAGATATGATTCCAcgaaactgtcttctgacctccacaggcaactatggtgcatgtgcatatgtacatagcTTGGATACTCTGAACAGTGCCCCAGTGAACACAGGCGTGCAAGTGTCTATAGTATGCTGACTAAGTCCTTTGGATGCGTGTTGTGGTGGTGAGGCTGCATCATGTGCTTGGTCTGTTCTTGCTTTTGAGAGCTCTTCATATTGATTTCCTCAGTGGCTGTACtagtttatattcccaccagGAGAGGTTTAAGGTTCCCACTGCCATTCTGGCTGAGgatattaaatttttgttcatgtagtttatatttttttttaagaactgtgTAATTCATTTGCTTGCTCACTGATTGACAATTCAGTAGTTTTGGTccgtctgtttctctctctcttatatagATCAGCAGGTCCTCCACAGTGATGACTAGAAGGCTCAGTCACTCTTATGGCAGAGGCACATTATAAAAAAGACCCTTATAGTTTACATGCAATCCTTTAGTCACCTCCCCCCAACAACCACCCCCACCCTGAGATagtctctctgtgtagatttagtggtcctggaactcaccatgtagaccttgaactcacagagtcgcctatctctacctctacctcctgggtactggtactaaaggtgtgtgcacccCAACCAACAATTAATCCATCTTTTAGATGACTTGTAGTCATTCTTAGTTTTACTGTGGCTAAAGGGTAGCAGCATGAGCCAGTTCTAAAATCCTTGTGTAATAAGCACTGATGAGAGAGCCCACGCCCTCAGTCCCAGTATGAACAGGCGGCTAGAAGCTAGTACAACTGTCACTCATGACAGGTTAACACTGCAGTGCTATGGGCTAAAGAAAGTCCTTACCAGAGCAAGCGACTGGCCTAAGTATTCAGACACCAAAGAACATTTTCACCAAACTCGGCATCAAGTCAAAGACATCCCTGCTGCTAAAGATAGAAGAATTCTTACCTATATATAAGTTGGATCTGAATTCCACATTATGGTCTCTCACTGCCATGTCTTGTGCTTCTAAGAGTACCTTGAACAACAAGAAAGGCCTGTTCATATAGCTGATTCTGAACTAAAGTGAGATGAAATATCTCATCTTTTATTATGTCTAAAATGTGCCTAATCAAACCTTCACTCCACagtaaacttttatttatttatttatttatttatttatttatttatttatttatttattggtgggttgtcttttttt containing:
- the Mrpl22 gene encoding 39S ribosomal protein L22, mitochondrial isoform X2; translated protein: MAATVLRELGALWIPNLRIWATQTLRVVPQSCVHTSASLDISRKWEKKNNIVYPPQLPGEPRRPAIRGMSIDQALAQLEFNDKKGAQIIKEVLLEAQDMAVRDHNVEFRSNLYIAESTSGRGQCLKRLRYHGRGRFGIMEKVYCHYFVKLVEGPPPLPEAPKTTVDHAKEYIQQLRSRTIIHTL